In one Culex quinquefasciatus strain JHB chromosome 2, VPISU_Cqui_1.0_pri_paternal, whole genome shotgun sequence genomic region, the following are encoded:
- the LOC6046927 gene encoding proton-coupled amino acid transporter-like protein CG1139, translating to MASEETLHRSDAEYNPFEHRVVDKPNSTTGTLLHVIKGSLGTGIMAMPLAFKQGGLLFGTVGTVAICAIYAHCVHLLVSTSQKASKRKKVPLLGFSETAEAVFSNGPRGVRPLATLATRYVDVMILIQSFLSFCLYLVFIAKTLKDVLYNQQQMDWDTRIYILLVLIPAVVITQVRELKYLVPFSGFANAIMITAIGIVLYFVLSEPLEIEDRNMFPQWSTLPSFISTVLFAIQGIRYILPIENKMKHPEDFLARFGVINIAITFLTALYIVMGFFGYAQYGERTQGSVTLNLPSENALAESTRLLAAIAVLLTLGLSYYVPMEIMWHKLGELVQVKYHNWAQIGMRFAVLIVLAAVAIGAPEIEPFVGLVGSFGSGTLVVLYPVAMDVIFRWPNGFGWMKWHLVKNIVLFVFGLLVLIFGTYSSIKNIVDLYRTFGTLLHVIKGSLGTGIMAMPLAFKQGGLLFGAIGTVAICIIYAHCVHLLVSTSHQASKRSKIPSLGFSETAADVFTNGPPRLRPLATFATRYVDVMILIQSYLAFCMYLIFIARTLRDVVINQQQVELDTRIYLLLLLVPVAVITQIRELKYLVPFSGVANAIMIASIGITLYFILREPITLTDHALWGEWSSLPSFISTVIFAIQGIEFILPIENKMQHPHHFTSWCGINNVSIGFLTVLYSVTGFFGYAQFGDQTQGSVTLNLPNNNALAESTRLLSAIAILLSLGLSYYVPMEITWHMIADRLPPKFHNWAQAAIRFNVLLVLMAVAIVAPQIEPFVGLAGSIGGGTLVVIYPVMLDVVFRWSTGNFGLFRWHLVKNFVLFMFGLFVLIVGTYFSVMEIVDSYR from the exons ATGGCATCTGAGGAAACACTCCACAG ATCGGATGCAGAGTACAACCCTTTCGAGCACCGTGTGGTGGACAAACCAAACTC AACCACCGGAACCCTGCTGCACGTGATCAAAGGAAGCCTTGGCACCGGCATCATGGCGATGCCGCTGGCCTTCAAGCAGGGCGGCCTACTGTTCGGCACGGTTGGTACGGTTGCGATTTGCGCCATCTACGCCCACTGCGTTCACCTGCTG GTCAGCACATCCCAGAAAGCAAGCAAACGCAAAAAGGTTCCACTGCTGGGCTTTTCAGAAACGGCGGAAGCCGTGTTCTCCAATGGTCCACGAGGGGTGCGACCGTTGGCGACGTTGGCCAC CCGCTACGTCGACGTAATGATCCTGATCCAGAGCTTCCTCTCGTTCTGCCTGTATCTGGTCTTCATAGCGAAAACCCTCAAGGACGTCCTGTACAACCAGCAGCAGATGGATTGGGACACCCGGATCTACATCCTGCTGGTACTGATTCCCGCTGTGGTTATTACGCAGGTTCGAGAGCTCAAGTATCTGGTACCATTTTCCGGCTTTGCGAACGCGATTATGATTACCGCGATCGGAATCGTACTGTACTTTGTGCTAAGTGAACCGCTGGAGATCGAGGATCGCAACATGTTTCCACAGTGGAGTACGCTTCCGTCGTTTATTAG CACAGTGTTGTTCGCAATCCAAGGGATTCGATACATCCTGCCGATCGAGAACAAAATGAAGCATCCGGAGGACTTTCTGGCCAGATTTGGAGTGATCAACATCGCGATCACCTTCCTGACCGCACTCTACATTGTGATGGGATTCTTCGGCTACGCCCAGTACGGCGAGCGGACGCAAGGATCCGTAACGTTGAACCTCCCAAGTGAGAATGC GTTGGCCGAATCGACCCGCTTGTTGGCGGCGATCGCGGTTTTGCTTACCTTGGGACTCAGCTATTACGTGCCGATGGAGATTATGTGGCACAAGTTGGGGGAGCTGGTTCAGGTTAAGTATCACAACTGGGCACAGATTGGGATGCGGTTCGCAGTGCTGATAGTGCTAGCTGCGGTAGCAATTGGAGCGCCGGAGATCGAACCATTTGTTGGATTGGTGGGATCGTTTGGAAGTGGAACGCTGGTGGTGTTGTACCCAGTAGCCATGGATGTGATCTTCCGGTGGCCGAATGGGTTTGGATGGATGAAGTGGCACCTGGTTAAGAATATTGTATTGTTTGTATTTGGATTGCTAGTTCTGATATTTGGAACGTATTCTAGTATTAAGAACATAGTAGATTTGTACAG aaCATTTGGCACATTGCTGCACGTGATCAAAGGAAGCCTTGGAACCGGCATCATGGCGATGCCGCTGGCCTTCAAGCAGGGTGGCCTACTGTTTGGCGCAATTGGAACGGTGGCGATTTGTATCATCTACGCCCACTGCGTCCATCTGCTG GTCAGCACATCCCACCAAGCCAGCAAACGCAGTAAAATCCCTTCGCTGGGATTCTCCGAGACCGCCGCCGATGTGTTCACCAATGGACCACCCCGTCTGCGACCCCTTGCCACCTTTGCAAC ACGCTACGTCGACGTGATGATCTTGATTCAAAGCTACCTGGCCTTTTGCATGTACTTGATCTTCATCGCGCGGACACTGCGTGACGTGGTGATCAACCAGCAGCAGGTCGAGCTGGACACGAGGATTtacctgctgctgttgttggttCCGGTAGCCGTGATCACGCAGATTCGTGAGTTGAAGTACCTGGTGCCATTTTCGGGCGTTGCTAATGCGATAATGATCGCGTCGATCGGCATTACGTTGTACTTTATCCTGAGGGAGCCGATAACGTTGACGGATCACGCTCTATGGGGAGAGTGGAGTTCACTGCCGTCCTTTATTAGCACTGTGATATTCGCTATTCAGGGTATTGAGTTCATACTGCCGATCGAGAACAAGATGCAGCATCCACATCACTTTACCAGCTGGTGCGGGATCAACAACGTGTCGATTGGGTTCTTGACTGTTCTGTACAGCGTAACAGGATTCTTCGGGTATGCACAGTTTGGTGATCAAACCCAAGGATCCGTTACGCTGAACCTCCCGAACAACAATGC TCTAGCCGAATCAACGCGTCTCCTGTCGGCGATCGCGATCCTGCTCTCGCTCGGACTCAGCTACTACGTACCGATGGAGATCACATGGCACATGATCGCCGACCGGTTGCCCCCAAAGTTCCACAACTGGGCCCAGGCGGCCATCCGGTTCAACGTGCTGCTGGTGCTGATGGCCGTCGCGATCGTGGCGCCCCAGATTGAACCGTTCGTTGGACTGGCAGGGTCGATCGGCGGTGGAACTCTGGTGGTGATCTATCCGGTTATGCTGGATGTGGTTTTCCGATGGTCGACGGGGAACTTTGGACTGTTCAGGTGGCACCTGGTCAAGAACTTTGTCCTGTTTATGTTTGGACTGTTTGTACTGATCGTGGGGACGTACTTCAGTGTGATGGAGATCGTCGATTCGTATAGGTGA